A single genomic interval of Aureliella helgolandensis harbors:
- a CDS encoding MotA/TolQ/ExbB proton channel family protein, whose amino-acid sequence MQYSLLARWPFVAILLGLFLVPAHVSLGQDELLDALGEQPAAEPAPVADAPADDAPAPGPAGEAAESGGQKASSNLLVWTFQALGIPYTVIFAALSITLVTLIVMNLIAARQDNICPPDLVEGVEEQLAANNPQGAAELIQTDDSFLGQVVASGLSKIDRGYEHAVEAMQEVGEEETMKLEHNLSYMALIGNISPMIGLFGTVQGMISAFRTIATSGSTPKPDALAMDISTALFTTLAGLAVAIPAIAVYNILRNRVQRLTLQVGVTSEELLERFRA is encoded by the coding sequence ATGCAATACTCTCTGCTAGCTCGCTGGCCATTCGTAGCCATTCTATTGGGACTCTTTCTGGTACCGGCCCATGTCTCGCTGGGGCAAGATGAATTGCTGGATGCGTTGGGAGAGCAGCCCGCTGCAGAACCGGCCCCGGTCGCCGATGCTCCAGCGGACGACGCACCCGCGCCAGGGCCTGCTGGTGAGGCGGCTGAATCGGGTGGGCAGAAAGCTTCTTCCAACTTGTTGGTGTGGACGTTTCAAGCGCTCGGAATTCCCTACACCGTAATCTTTGCTGCTTTGTCGATCACGCTGGTGACGCTAATTGTCATGAACTTGATTGCAGCTCGGCAAGACAATATTTGTCCACCCGATTTGGTCGAGGGGGTGGAAGAGCAGTTGGCAGCAAATAATCCTCAGGGAGCAGCCGAATTAATTCAGACTGACGACTCTTTCTTGGGGCAGGTTGTTGCATCGGGGCTGTCGAAGATAGACCGAGGTTATGAGCATGCCGTGGAGGCGATGCAAGAAGTCGGCGAGGAAGAGACCATGAAGCTCGAACACAACCTGAGCTACATGGCCTTGATCGGGAATATCAGTCCGATGATCGGGCTGTTTGGGACCGTCCAAGGGATGATCAGCGCTTTCCGAACCATTGCCACCTCGGGGTCGACCCCGAAGCCCGATGCGTTGGCGATGGACATTTCCACGGCTCTGTTCACCACGCTGGCCGGTCTGGCCGTCGCTATCCCCGCCATTGCGGTTTACAACATTCTCCGCAACCGCGTGCAACGCCTGACGCTGCAGGTGGGCGTTACCAGCGAAGAACTCCTAGAGCGTTTCCGAGCTTAA
- a CDS encoding tetratricopeptide repeat protein — protein MHTVASQNVAPKNIAARDPVRSHLRLALALGCALVCVGLAVRPADADDRVYPVQGSLVSGDLQKITPAQVTITVRNEPKNYQLSDVRKITFDDEPKELDRAREQVLLGQFDQALDEVNKIELSSIQNPLIRQDIEFYRAYCEGKLGLAGAGDKKKAYDGLMALVRANSQTHHFYPICEMLGELAAAAGQNAKPFYEKLLEAPSPETIAMGVYRLGEVELAAGNTAAAKTRFDQLATAQSTSPAMTRLKNLAEVGLAVCKLQADDPQAALDQLNSMVKTGDSTDQELFARISNAKGACFLAMKQPDRAILSYLHTDLLFFTEADAHAEALYQLSKLWPGAGQAARAADAKARLTQRYASSTWANKP, from the coding sequence ATGCACACCGTCGCTTCCCAAAACGTCGCTCCCAAGAATATTGCCGCCAGGGATCCCGTTCGCAGCCATCTGCGGCTCGCACTCGCCCTAGGCTGTGCCTTGGTATGCGTTGGTTTGGCAGTGCGACCCGCAGACGCAGATGATCGAGTGTATCCCGTTCAAGGCTCGCTGGTGTCGGGGGACCTCCAGAAGATTACACCGGCCCAGGTAACGATTACCGTCCGCAATGAGCCTAAAAACTATCAGTTAAGCGATGTGCGGAAAATCACCTTCGACGATGAACCCAAGGAGCTCGATCGCGCCCGCGAGCAGGTCTTGTTGGGGCAATTCGATCAAGCCCTGGATGAAGTCAACAAGATTGAATTGAGCAGTATTCAGAATCCTCTCATTCGTCAAGACATTGAGTTCTACCGCGCGTACTGCGAGGGGAAGTTGGGATTGGCTGGAGCTGGTGACAAGAAGAAAGCCTACGACGGCTTGATGGCGCTCGTGCGGGCTAATTCGCAAACACACCACTTCTACCCGATCTGCGAAATGCTGGGGGAACTGGCTGCCGCAGCGGGGCAGAACGCCAAACCCTTTTATGAGAAACTCTTGGAGGCACCCTCACCGGAAACCATCGCGATGGGAGTGTACCGTTTGGGGGAAGTCGAATTAGCAGCAGGCAATACCGCAGCAGCCAAGACCCGTTTTGATCAACTAGCGACCGCCCAGAGTACTTCGCCCGCGATGACCCGCCTAAAGAACTTGGCGGAGGTTGGGTTGGCTGTTTGCAAATTGCAAGCTGACGATCCACAGGCGGCCCTTGACCAACTCAATTCCATGGTCAAGACGGGCGATTCGACCGATCAGGAATTGTTTGCTCGCATTAGCAATGCCAAGGGAGCCTGCTTCCTTGCCATGAAGCAACCCGATCGCGCCATTCTAAGCTATCTACATACCGACTTGTTGTTTTTCACCGAAGCCGATGCCCATGCGGAAGCTCTGTATCAGCTGAGCAAACTATGGCCTGGGGCAGGACAGGCGGCGCGAGCCGCAGATGCTAAAGCCCGATTGACCCAACGCTATGCATCCAGCACTTGGGCCAACAAACCCTAA
- a CDS encoding coiled-coil domain-containing protein, whose translation MLVIYFSHAPPSLPTLDPLPTPMRAILTCLLKTTLTAVLCCGVLMSPASNSLVQAEEPYQRFLAKLQSEQLFDLALLYLDDLEASGELGAEFASELELERGLLTYQAGAVLSPTNPVRSSKLDEAGSHLRKFLETKPNHNRRGEARLKLGELLLIRAEEAKTLAGSEEADVPEAIRYYTEAHELFESTIAELAQRLEGLKGARVAASDSRAIAFRERVQQNLRQAQLLSAKAIDDRGHSRAVESPERIQDLTRALEMFSELYTKERSMIGVRNYALFYRSKLQQEIEKYDDAIDGYQRIIDLENVNVLRPLQTNALTELVQLLARQGKYPVAVDRADKWLSNLFPDEKESVDTLKLKLALAKVRLAWADKLKAADGQDRVAGRLIRNSRNDLRVMLRTPGAHLEETRALLSQLGIAEEDASGEELPKVKSFSEAVAAAEERLNRSETATIELQTLTDRQQDASLTEEEKNEVTAQLTAQQTQIDRDREQAIELLQTGFRLFQAEDSRADLTHSRFLLAYLLLKQHRPWDAIVVGEFTARSDPGSEQGLRCAAITLGGYGDLLRTVGEEQQAQLTAALKPFAMYLSDTWPASEEAAAATAALVQLHLKAGQWEQAQALLKRIPVESSSGTALRRDVGLTLYSQYLQQRRLPDVDAQKLQDTRSQAIELLSNASEALKPEAIVEADISTLNALTHLLLSDHQIDRATAILLDQETGPLAVLKANPDLASASIAMDSYRMAIQLIGRQVAEGKLENTAANDRIRSYIVSLQGVANAATDGQTILASIFVSLARDLEHMLQETTSAASRQRLASLFTIVAGEAAKADAFNTQYWAADTLLSVGDELRRDPKTRPQAGPAYAEAANVLARIADRSKSEPDWIEDSAMQTQVKLLLARSRKGAGDYAGSVAVLGEVLRETPMLLDVQIEAARTLQAWGSTKPIFFKTAYEGGPRDRKTGQNLFWGWGKIAQMTVGKEDYAEQFFDARYQLAYTRFKYGASLTDATQKESVLRRAEKDIQQTSALYPELGGPASKAKFEALLKEVRKAIGNG comes from the coding sequence ATGCTCGTAATCTACTTTTCTCACGCTCCACCTTCTCTTCCGACACTCGACCCGCTGCCTACGCCCATGAGAGCGATATTGACTTGTCTGCTGAAAACCACTCTGACCGCAGTGTTATGCTGCGGGGTGCTAATGAGTCCCGCGAGCAATTCGTTGGTTCAGGCAGAGGAGCCCTACCAGCGTTTCTTGGCGAAGTTGCAGAGTGAACAGCTTTTTGACCTAGCCCTACTTTACCTAGATGACCTTGAGGCCTCTGGCGAACTTGGAGCCGAATTCGCCTCGGAACTGGAATTGGAACGAGGTTTGTTGACCTACCAAGCTGGGGCGGTGCTCTCCCCTACCAATCCAGTTCGCAGTAGCAAGTTGGATGAAGCGGGTTCTCATTTGCGAAAATTCCTCGAGACCAAGCCGAATCACAATCGGCGTGGGGAAGCTCGGCTCAAACTGGGGGAGCTTCTTCTCATTCGCGCTGAGGAAGCCAAGACGCTGGCGGGTTCCGAAGAGGCCGACGTCCCCGAAGCTATTCGGTACTACACCGAAGCGCATGAACTGTTTGAATCGACGATCGCCGAATTGGCTCAGCGACTGGAGGGGCTTAAGGGAGCTCGGGTCGCCGCCTCTGACTCGCGTGCAATCGCCTTTCGAGAGCGAGTTCAGCAAAATCTAAGACAGGCGCAGTTGTTGTCGGCCAAGGCCATTGACGACCGGGGGCATAGTCGGGCGGTGGAAAGTCCAGAACGCATCCAAGATCTAACTCGCGCTTTGGAAATGTTCAGCGAGCTCTATACCAAAGAACGCAGCATGATTGGAGTCCGCAATTATGCGCTCTTCTACCGCAGCAAGCTCCAACAGGAGATCGAGAAGTATGACGATGCTATTGATGGATATCAACGCATTATCGATCTCGAGAACGTCAATGTCCTGCGGCCTTTACAAACCAATGCATTGACCGAGCTGGTGCAGCTACTCGCACGACAGGGGAAGTATCCTGTAGCCGTGGATCGGGCTGATAAATGGCTGAGCAATTTATTTCCAGATGAGAAGGAATCGGTGGATACGCTCAAGCTCAAACTGGCGCTGGCCAAAGTGCGGTTGGCTTGGGCCGATAAGCTGAAGGCCGCCGATGGTCAAGACCGCGTTGCCGGTCGTCTGATTCGCAATAGTCGAAACGACCTGCGCGTGATGTTGAGAACGCCGGGTGCACATCTTGAAGAGACCCGAGCGCTGCTTTCTCAGCTTGGTATCGCCGAAGAGGACGCTTCAGGCGAAGAGCTTCCCAAGGTAAAGTCGTTTTCCGAAGCAGTGGCAGCTGCTGAAGAACGACTCAACCGCTCTGAAACGGCGACCATCGAATTGCAAACCCTTACCGATAGGCAGCAGGATGCGTCGTTGACGGAGGAGGAAAAAAACGAGGTCACTGCGCAGCTCACAGCCCAGCAGACACAAATTGACCGCGACCGAGAGCAGGCGATCGAACTGCTTCAAACCGGCTTTCGCCTTTTCCAAGCTGAAGATAGCCGGGCCGATTTAACCCATTCCCGTTTCCTGTTGGCGTACCTCCTCCTCAAGCAGCATCGCCCTTGGGATGCCATTGTCGTTGGAGAATTTACGGCGCGCAGCGATCCCGGCAGCGAACAGGGACTGAGGTGTGCGGCCATTACGCTCGGAGGTTATGGAGATCTACTCCGCACCGTGGGTGAAGAGCAGCAGGCGCAATTGACCGCAGCGCTCAAGCCGTTTGCAATGTATCTGAGCGACACTTGGCCCGCATCGGAAGAGGCCGCCGCTGCTACGGCGGCGCTGGTGCAATTGCATTTGAAAGCTGGACAGTGGGAGCAGGCCCAGGCACTGCTGAAACGCATTCCAGTGGAGAGCAGCAGCGGGACTGCGTTGCGCAGGGATGTCGGATTGACCCTCTATTCACAATACCTTCAACAACGAAGGTTGCCGGATGTCGACGCTCAAAAGCTGCAGGATACGCGCTCACAAGCTATTGAATTGCTGTCGAATGCGAGTGAGGCCTTAAAGCCCGAGGCAATCGTGGAAGCGGACATTTCAACCCTCAATGCACTGACGCATCTCTTGCTATCGGACCACCAAATCGACCGAGCGACTGCAATTCTGTTGGATCAGGAGACCGGGCCTTTGGCTGTTTTAAAAGCCAACCCCGATCTGGCCTCTGCTTCGATTGCGATGGATAGTTACCGCATGGCGATTCAGCTGATTGGCAGACAAGTTGCAGAGGGGAAGCTAGAGAATACGGCGGCTAACGATCGTATTCGTTCCTACATTGTGAGTCTTCAGGGCGTAGCCAATGCGGCCACCGATGGCCAGACAATCCTTGCAAGTATTTTTGTCAGCCTGGCTCGCGACTTGGAGCATATGTTGCAGGAAACAACATCCGCAGCTAGCCGCCAGCGTTTGGCCAGCCTTTTCACGATCGTCGCCGGAGAGGCGGCCAAAGCCGATGCGTTTAATACGCAATATTGGGCCGCCGATACGCTGTTGTCAGTCGGGGACGAATTGCGTCGTGATCCTAAGACTCGTCCCCAGGCTGGGCCCGCCTATGCGGAAGCCGCCAACGTCTTGGCCAGAATCGCCGACCGTAGCAAATCTGAACCTGATTGGATCGAAGATTCAGCCATGCAAACGCAAGTCAAATTGTTGTTGGCACGCAGCCGAAAAGGGGCGGGCGATTATGCTGGATCGGTCGCCGTCTTGGGGGAAGTGCTGCGTGAAACTCCGATGTTGCTCGATGTGCAAATCGAGGCGGCTCGGACGCTCCAAGCCTGGGGTAGCACGAAACCGATCTTCTTCAAGACGGCCTACGAAGGGGGGCCCCGAGACCGTAAGACCGGTCAAAATCTCTTTTGGGGATGGGGAAAGATTGCCCAGATGACGGTCGGTAAAGAAGACTATGCAGAACAATTCTTCGACGCCCGCTATCAATTGGCTTACACGCGGTTTAAGTACGGAGCCAGCCTCACCGATGCCACGCAAAAGGAGTCTGTTTTACGGCGAGCCGAAAAGGATATTCAGCAAACTTCGGCACTCTATCCTGAGCTTGGGGGGCCGGCTAGCAAGGCAAAGTTTGAGGCCCTCCTGAAAGAAGTTCGCAAGGCGATAGGTAACGGTTAG